The genomic window AAATCAAGGAATTTACAATTAAAACTGATTTGCCGACACTGGTGGCAGCTTTTCAAGAATTCGGCTTTCTTTATGTGACGCTAGATTTGGAAGGCTACCGCAGCGGCAAGCTCAATCAAGTTTTAACCAAAGATTTGGTTTCATCTGGCAATATCTGAGGAGATTTTTCTCATAGATTGCCGTTGTCTTAACCGGCAGTCTTCCTGTTTTCTCTCATACTTGTTTTGACAGAGGAAAAAGCCGGTGAGTGTGAAACTAAGAAATGTAGTGCCGTGGGGACACAGCCTTGATGAATATATCAGGATGTTTGACCTTTCCGCAGCAGATCGGCAGCGATTAATTCTTGATTGTGCCGGGGGCGCTGCCAGTTTTAATCTGGAGATGACACGCCTGGGTTACAAAATAATTTCTTGCGATCCAATTTATCAGTTTAGTACCTCTGAAATTATCCAGCACATCGAGGAAAGTTATTCAAATGTGTTCAAAAGTGTGCAGGCAAATCGAGACGGCTATATTTGGCGAGAAACTCAGTCGCCAACGCAGCTTGAGGAAGCCGGAATGACGGCGTTGCGGCAATTTTTGGATGATTTACCGGCAGGACTTCAGCAAGGACGCTATGTAACTGCACAGTTGCCGGTTTTGCCCTTCAACACCGGCCAATTTGATTTAGCATTATCTGGTCATTTTTTGTTTACGAATTCCGATATTCTTTCACAAGAGTTTCATCTAGCTGCACTGTTAGAAATGTGCCGTGTTGCAACAGAAGTGCGGATTTTTCCCCTGTTAATGCTATCTGGCGAGGTGTCGCCGTGGGTTGAGCCGGTGAAGAAGGAATTGGAATCGCGGGGATACAAAGTAGAAACCCAGCCGGTGCCTTATGAATTTCAGAAGGGCGGCGATCAAATGTTACGCGTGAGTGTGCCGGGGTAAACCCAGTTTAAAAGAGTTTTAAAAACTCTGAGGAACTTATTACATTCCCAACTTTAATATCAACTTGCCGATTGATACAGCGCTTTTGAGAGATATGAGGTACACTCAAGGGAACATTAAAGGTATTGAGAATCATAATGAAACCGTACTCAGTAGATTTGCGAGAAAAAATAGTCAATGCTTACGACAGAGGCGACACGTCGGTTAGAAAAGTAGCCGTTCAATTTGGTGTAGCGAAAAGCTATGTACAAAAGCTTCTCCAACTTAAGAAAACTCAAGGTCATCTAGAACCCAAAAAGCAAGGCGGTGGAATGAAGGGTAAATTAGATGGGTACGGGAGCGAATTAGCGGCAATGGTTCAACGCCATCCCGACGCAACTCTTGCAGAATACTGCGAGTATTTTGGAGAGCAATATAACGTTTGGGTCTGTGCCAGTGTGATGTGCTGTGCATT from Microcoleus sp. FACHB-672 includes these protein-coding regions:
- a CDS encoding SAM-dependent methyltransferase, coding for MSVKLRNVVPWGHSLDEYIRMFDLSAADRQRLILDCAGGAASFNLEMTRLGYKIISCDPIYQFSTSEIIQHIEESYSNVFKSVQANRDGYIWRETQSPTQLEEAGMTALRQFLDDLPAGLQQGRYVTAQLPVLPFNTGQFDLALSGHFLFTNSDILSQEFHLAALLEMCRVATEVRIFPLLMLSGEVSPWVEPVKKELESRGYKVETQPVPYEFQKGGDQMLRVSVPG
- a CDS encoding helix-turn-helix domain-containing protein; this translates as MKPYSVDLREKIVNAYDRGDTSVRKVAVQFGVAKSYVQKLLQLKKTQGHLEPKKQGGGMKGKLDGYGSELAAMVQRHPDATLAEYCEYFGEQYNVWVCASVMCCALQKQQLTRKKNVT